Within the Arachis duranensis cultivar V14167 chromosome 10, aradu.V14167.gnm2.J7QH, whole genome shotgun sequence genome, the region TGTCGTACTCTTTTTCCGTTACAAGACCCTCCTTGTTGTCGAGGATAATTGTGACATCTGATACTGATGGCGTGTTTCAACGCTACATGTGGATACAAGGAAGATGGAACAAGTTCTGTTACTTACCAGCGGATCAATGCGATGAATATGGAGTGTGTGGTCCGTATGGAGTTTGTGACAAGAATGCTTCCCCGGTTTGCACTTGTATGGAGGGGTTCAGGCctaagaaccaagaagcttggAACTTGAGAGATGGGTCTGATGGGTGTGTGAGGAACACGGATTTGAATTGTTTGACTGACAAGTTCTTGCATCTTGAGAACATGAAGCTGCCAGAGACAAATAGCGTGTTTATGAATAAGAGTATGACACTTGATGAATGTGGGAGTTTGTGTAAGAGGAATTGTTCATGCACTGCATATGCAAACATTGATATCAGAAACGGAGGAAGTGGCTGTGTTATGTGGATTGGTCAACTCTTTGACATGAGTGTCTACAGTACGGATGGCCAAGATCTCTATGTCAGATTGGCTGCAGCTGATATAGGTATCTCTTTATCTATCTATTATCTATCTCCTTATGAGGTGTTATAGTTGTAGcaaaaataatcaaaagaaaGTGAAACATGATGCATTAACTTATAATGCTAACAGagtttgaataataattaataaatactaaaaaaataaattttgaataatttattttagttactaTTAGCTCTAATAGTAATAGATATATGGAACCAAAAAATTACaagtcaaaaattaaacaaaattacattaatttatgttaataattaattaattttaaattttataaatttaaaaaatttaaaattgattaagtaaatctaattaaaacttataaaaacatttttcttctctctcacatTAACCTATCCATCTTCAACAATTACACACAGacccctctctctctcatcgTCAAACTCTCTCTCCCTATTCACCGTGACCCACTCCTCTTCCATCACCACCTTATTTGTCTTTTTTAGaccacttcttttcttctttatcCCACTCATTCCAAATCAAATTGTAAAACCTGAACGAGAATCCATACCGCTGCCACGAAGAATTTCAGGAACATCCTCAGTCCAAGTCTCTTGGTGTCCTTGGAAATAACCTTCCCCTGCATCATAAAATCTAGCAGGGCCTGCAGATGCCTCAAACCACTCCAGGTGATGAACACGGTCAAGATCCGAACCTGCACCCTGCGACGCTTCaaagctttccaaaaatatttgtattataAAAGCTTTGGAGTGGGTCGGATTTGCCACCGTTAACGGCAAAAGATAACTGCCGTTTTAGAGTCGCAGTAGTTGCACGGTAGCGGCATCATCACGATGTTGCTCTCTACGGTTTGGAATATTAGGAGCCGCTGTGATGATTAAAAAGACTGCAAACTATACACTTGATCTTAGTCAAAAGGAGTTTTTGAAcaattacagaaatataaaaaaagcatttatttaatatgaaaaaaatcccatacttaacaaaagaaatatccaattatattttagtaaaaataattaaatatttataaaattttaaaaaaattatgaaattcttaaagaaatagaaaCATTTACATTTGTAATacaaaagtttttgaaaaatatataaaagaacatctatttagtataaaaaagaaacattatgatacttagtaaaaaaatatctatatatattaactcgtagagaTTTTGAATTCACCCAAAAGTATTTGGCTGATTTTTAGCTAATACTCTTTTAGTTGCGTAGCATTGCTCTTTAACTAGTATTTTGGCTAATACTCTTTAACTAGTACATTCTTCTTGTTAAATTTTCGCAAATGTGTcgttaataataattatgaatGCGTGAGGTCAAGTTTGTTATGTGTTTTATCTTTAATgtgttatatttaattataatacgTTGGTAAAAAGTTATTAAAAAGAATCATTTGAATCACATTAGTAATTATTTGGAGATTAAATTGAAGTATTAAATCTTTCACAAAGGTCAATTTGAACACTAATTCAATAGTGAATTTTGATTGTTTTAATTGACTTTTCAATGAAGAGAGTTTTAAGTTTTTTATCCAATAACTATATTGAAATTATTACAAAGTGCTTAATTAAGTCCTTTGGTTTCAAAATAATTCAACCGCCTAAATAATCACATATAATTGTTAGaacatgaaaattaaatagTAGTGGTTATGCACATTTTTGCTAAGATGATGATATTGCAAGTTCCTTCCTCATTGATTAAGTATTTAAGTGAGTTCTTTCCGATTAATTTGGTGACACACAGGATCTACTAACTCCAACAAGAATCATAGAGTAGTACAGGCTATTAGCATCACACTTACTGCACTTGTTTTAGTTTTTGGATTGGTTGCTATTTGTTACTTATGGAAGAAGGGAAAACAAAGATCTAGAGGTAATGTACAATAATTAATCTCTCTCATATGAATGTTTATATATAGTATGGTACTGAATTGTATATCAATAGCTGCTATTTCAGGTTTTGTCCACAGAAATCATGATTGGTTAATGAATGAGGTGGTGCCTTCTAGAAGATACTTGGGTGATGAAAGGAACATGGATGATCTAGAGTTGCCAATGTTTGATTTTGATACCTTAATGATGGCTACAAACAATTTCTCTATAGATAATAAACTTGGAGAAGGAGGCTTCGGTAGTGTTTATAGGGTAAGTTGTTCTAATACTTTATGCATAGCTGCCATCATCACTAAAATTAAGTCTCAAATCATAACATAAACACACTTATATATACACACTAACAGATCGTGCATTTGGTATAATCAGGGCAGATTGATTGAAGGCCAAGAAATTGCTGTGAAAAGATTGTCAGAAGACTCTGGACAAGGAattgaagaatttaaaaatgaagTCAAATTAATTGTCAAGCTGCAACACCGAAATCTTGTTCGGTTGCTTGGTTGCTGCATTAAGAAAAATGAGAAGATGTTGGTGTATGAATATATGGAAAATAGAGGCCTTGATTCCATTTTGTTTGGTAACTTTtgcattatttatttcaatattttccttttctaaTTATTATGTATACTTGTTTTGCTTGTTAACCGTAGTTTTTACTTATTAATAATAGCTAATGTTGCAGACAAATCAAAAAGATCATTGCTTGATTGGGAAAGGCGTTTTCATATTATTTATGGAATAGCCAAAGGACTTCTTTATTTGCATCAAGATTCAAGATTTCGAATTATTCATAGAGATCTTAAAACAAGTAACATATTACTAGATAACGAAATGAATCCAAAGATATCAGACTTTGGATTGGCTAGAATTCTTAACAAAGATCAAATCCAAGCAAAAACATTAAGAATTGTTGGAACATAGTGAGTATAACATGATCATTCATCACAGTATTACTTGAAAAACTAAATACGATGgcttcatttttaatttatgtgttACTATTTTGCAGTGGTTATATGTCTCCTGAATATGCTATGGACGGAAACTTCTCAACAAAATCTGACGTTTTTAGCTTTGGAGTTATTGTATTGGAGATCATAACTGGAAAGAAGAATAGAGAATTTTATAGTGATAACGATGAATTGAATCTTCTCGGATACGTAGGCGAAAGAATTTCCTCctaaatccaagtacttcttaactgaaaaataatattttaagtgatatattataataattgcACTATATATGTTCGTGCAGGTATGGAGGCATTGGCATGAAGGAACTGTATTGACACTGATTGATCCATCTATTGGCAATTCATACACAGAATCTAAAGTTATAAAATGCATACATGTTGGTCTCTTATGTGTTCAAGAATGTGCAGAAGATAGACCAACAATGTCTTCAGTAGTCTTAATGTTGAGCAGTGAAGCTCTGTCAATGCCATCTCCTAAGAACCCTGGATTTTCCATTAAAAAGAATCATTTAAAGATAGATTTATCTCCAAGCAAACAAGATATAACATGGAGTGTGAATCAAGTCACTATCACAATGTTAGATGGTAGATAGTTAAAGAAAAATGGCATTatccattatttttatatatattctcataatcacagaaaataaaaaaggaatttCTATTTAAGCTACGGCGGATTTTATTCTTTAatcaagttaaaaattaaatttggatGATTAAACCTGAATATAATAAATTTGGATGCAACATTTCGCATACAATAAAAGGAAATTTGAGGTGCATGACTACCCCATGTTTTAAAGGACAATGGTGGAACTTTCCTCATAAACAATGGGGTTATTGGCCcttccaaattttttataaataaataataaagttagTTTTAAGAATTTGATCATCTCAGTTGGTCATATATATCTCTTCAAGTTCTGCCACTCATTAATGATAGCGTCTCAACATAAAATCAACCTACCCTGAACAAAATCAGTTGCTGGTGGGTGaatttaagaatgttaaaacaaaaattcaatttttcaatAGTCATTTTGTTCAGCATATTAAGCTTCCTACTTGGAATGGACCAAGTTTCACCACCGTTTTTGTCAACGTATCACAGCTTGGGTTCTTTGAATTACCCTTTGAATATACTATATCTCTGATATATAATATGGGAAACGTTTACCATATGTTCAAAAGTCAACACACATTTATGAAGAGGCAAGTGGATACGGGTCAATTTAGCTTGTTCTGCtcttccttaatgcacaattctataaaaaaaaaaaaacttggcTTCTTCTATATTACCCTCCAAAATCACAAACTACTCTTAAATTTTCGCCATCATGAGAGTCTTCTTCACTTACCTTAACTACCACTTCATCTTTGTTATTAGCTTCTTCTTCGTCACTCCATCAACCGCTTCTGATACTTTAACCGCCACACAAATCCTCACAACTAACCAAACGCTATTATCACAAAACCGATCCTTCGTGCTGGGCTTCTTCAGAGATTCCAACACCAACTATTACCTCGGAATATGGTACAACAACATCAGTCCTCAAACAATAGTTTGGACTGCAAACAGAGACAACCCCATCGACAATAGTTCAGGCTATCTCAAGATCGGAGACAACGGAAGCTTTGTCCTCCTCAATTCATCCGGGAACCCCGCATGGTCCTCCAATCAAACCAACTCCAAGAATCCAGTTCTCCATCTCCTCGATACAGGTAACCTTGTTCTCAAGGATTCATCAGACAAGACCAATAATAACTACTTATGGCAGAGCTTCGATTACCCAACGGATACCTTGTTACCGGGGATGAAGGTCGGTTGGAACCTGGATACAGGAACGGAGAAGCACTTAACATCATGGAAGGTCGAAGGTGAAGACCCTTCAAGCGGTGACTACACTTTGAAGATAGATTACCATGGTTTACCTGAGGGCTTCCTCAGGAGAAACCAAACTATAACATACCGAACTGGTCCTTGGAATGGTGAGAGATTCAGTGGGATCCCAGGGATGAAAGACGACACCAATGATCTCAAGTACAATTTCACTTATGATGAGCATGGGGTGTGGTTCTCTTTCTCCGTTACAGACCCTTCCTTGTTGTCAAGGATAATTCTGTCATCTGATTCTGATGGCCAGTATCAACGCTACATGTGGATACAAGGAAGATGGAACAAGTTCTCCTACGCACCAAAGGATCAATGCGATTTCTATGGAGTGTGTGGTTCCTATGGAGTTTGTGATAATAATGCTTCGCCGGTATGCTCTTGTATTCAGGGGTTCAGaccaaagaaccaagaagcttggAACTTGAGAGATGGATCTGATGGATGTGTGAGGAACACGGGTTTGAATTGTTCCACTGACAAGTTCTTGCGTCTTGAGCACATGAAGCTGCCGGATACAACGAACGTGTTTGTGAATAAGAGTATGACACTTGATGAATGTGGGAGTTTGTGCAAGAGGAATTGTTCATGCACTGCATATGCAAACATTGATATCAGAAATGGAGGAAGTGGCTGTGTTATGTGGCTTGGCCAACTCTTTGACATGAATGTCCACCGTACAGACGGTCAAGATCTCTATGTCAGATTGGCAGCTGCTGATATAGGTACTATCTAATTGATTAAGTGGTTGCACATTTTTgctatgatgatgatgttgcAGGTTCCTTAATTGATTAAGTAGTTCTTTCTGATGAATTTAGTGACACACAGGATCTACTAGCTCCAACAAGAATCATAGAGCAGTTCTGGCTATTGGCATTACAGTTTGTGCACTTGTTTTAGTTTTGGGATTGGTTGCTGTTTGTTACTTAAGGAAGAAGAGACAACAAAGTTCTAGAGGTAATGTATAATAAACTTCCCCATATGTCTCTTTATATAGTATATATGGTACTCTAGTCTATATGGTTTTTGTGctgcataaataaataatttacctTGGTTATTATCAATAGCCACTATTTCAGGTTTTGTCCACAGAAGTCATGATAGTTTGATGAATGAGGTGGTGTCTTCTAGAGGATACTTAGGTGATGAAAGGAACATGGATGATATAGAGCTGCCATTGTTTGATTGTGATACCTTAACAATGGCTACGAACAATTTCTCTCAAGATAATAAACTTGGAGAAGGAGGCTTCGGTAGTGTTTATATGGTAAGTTgttttaatactttaatttgtaCATAGCTGCCTTcgttactaaaaataaatatcagaTCATAATGTAAATGTACTTATGTATTATGTGTATATACACTAACGAAGAAATCGTGCCTATAATAATACTAGGGTAGATTGATTGAAGGTCAAAAAATTGCTGTGAAGAGATTATCAAAATATTCTggacaaggaattgaggagttTAAGAATGAAGTCAAGCTAATTGTCAAACTCCAACATCGAAATCTTGTTCGATTGCTTGGTTGCTGTATTGAAAATGATGAAAAGATGTTGGTGTATGAGTATATGGAAAATAGAGGCCTTGATTCCATTTTGTTTGGTAACTTGCATTATTTATTTCAGTATATTGAAtgttctgtttttatttttaattatcctATACATTTGTTTTGCTTGTTATCCCTAATTTTATATAACAATGTTGCAGACAAATCAGAAAGTAGAGTCTTGCTTGACTGGGAAAGGcgttttaatattatatatggaaTAGCTAGAGGACTTCTTTACTTGCATCAAGATTCAAGATTTCGAATTATTCATAGAGATCTTAAGATAAGTAATATATTACTAGATAGTGAAATGATTCCCAAGATATCAGATTTTGGAATGGCAAGAATATTTGACAAAGATCAAACACAAGCAAAAACATTAAGAGTTGTTGGAACATAGTGAGTATACCATAATAATTCACTAaattgttttttgaaaaatcagCTATGTGgcttcatttttaatttatgcatatttttattttgcagTGGTTATATGTCTCCTGAATATGCTATGGACGGAAACTTTTCAGTAAAATCTGATGTTTTTAGTTTTGGTGTTATGGTATTGGAGATCATAACTGGAAAGAAGAATAGAGAGTTTTATAGTGATAACGATGAATTGAATCTTTTGGGAAAtgtaagtaaaaaaaatttctctttaATAAGAGTACTTCTTAACTGAAAAAATAAACACTATGATCGCTATATTATAATGATTACTATATGTTCTTTTAGGTATGGAGACATTGGCATGAAGGAACTGCATTGACActtcttgatccatcaatcgGCAATTCATACACAGAAGCTGAAGTTGTAAGATGCATACATATTGGGCTCTTATGTGTCCAAGAACATGCAGAAGATAGACCAACAATGTCTTCGGTGATCTTAATGTTAAGTAGTGAAACTCCATCTTTACCAAATCCTAAAACTCCTGGATTTTCCATaaagaaaaatcatccaaagaCTGAGTCATCTTCAAGTAGTGTAAATCAAGTTACCGTCACAATGTTAGATGCTAGGTAGTTAaagaagaatgatgatatcattcactatttttgtatatattctcagaaactctaaaaaaaagacaaattcTACTCCTATATATTTAAGTTGTAgccttttttattctttaatcaagttaaatttgattagttaataaatcttttagtaataaaaatgaTGATTCCATCAGAATACAGAGACAAAGTTATAGCTTCTATTTTGATATCTATCTACTTTGGTCTTGTTTGGTGTAGCACGTAAGAAGAGATCTAACttcattattgaaagaaaaagaagacagaCATACACAACATAGTTGAGGAAGATTATAAGgtgttttaagttttaacagcattgatctttattatattaaaatatcaatGTTGGTCAAACATTTGATAGTTTTCTCATAGTTTAATAATATAAGCCGCCTACTTATATGTAACAATCCCAAACCTCCAATGATTCATAAAATCCTACCTTAATGCAACAGTTCGCATATAATAAAGCAAATTCAAGGGTGCAGAGTCACTGCAGACTACCTCTACTTTATGCAATTGTAATAAGGACAGAACCTTACCATAAAATCAACCTACATGGAACAAAATTAGTTGTTGTCGGGTGAATTCTAAATAATGCTCATTAACATAAGAAGGAGAAAATTAGCTGCATTGCCATTAAGTGAAAATTGCCCTCGATGGTTTccgtggctaagagaagggggttgaatcttagccccttttttttgcttgctaacacttgctggacttagagaaaacttttctgtttttttttttttttgctcgtCCCTAGTCACGAGACATTTCCATTTTATCTCGTCActagacattttttatttttcatctgaatagtaaaaacagaattgaagtaggaagagagatagaagattacacccagatatatcctggttcagctgctaagtgcagtgcagcctacatccagtctccatcacaaccatgatggaatttcactataatcatccagattacaaattgtaaagtgctaacccaacttacaaggggattcccacagaatcatgaaacacaacatagatgaacaaaggaactctaagacatctatggctttttcttttaattttgtactctctgcctttttccgctctatggttttttcatacaaacctcacttgcttgccttttttccatgagactcaagacatgacaaaattaaacagaaaaattacaaaatagaaaacattaaaggagaagagaaatctgttagctcaagtagctctgagaactctgtgccttgcacactcaaattttctccttgcCCCAAACAGTGGttgttctctctttttaaagaagagagaagcctccacacttgaagccaacacccaaaccaacttcttcctccttcaagaaacagaaccggttcggccatatagagagagaagagataaccatgcaaaacccaacatgtaATTACCTCTAatcctttcttgatcatcactcttcatcaatccgagctctccatccttggcttgttctccaagatggatttctggcctttgatgcttcatgatgatgatgacttcatctgcttcaatctctgcctcaaccatcacttcgccactctagctacttcctgtggtggttgagcagaatcaaagacaagtcatgcttcaagaatctcacCTTGCTCGCCgaatcttcttccttctttttgagtatgaaggatccAAGATTAcatcaccaaatcttaccacatttggtgataatctcagccacagcatacttttttttttctttttcgtgccATCAACTCGATGGTCTTTAGTCTTGCTTTCCCTTCGTTTCAGTAGCTCCAAGTAGCTTCCATGACTTCCTGGTTAATGAccgaagaaagaaaaagaaagagatgagagagaatgtgaagttaaagtaaaagcaattaaatgaaatGTAACATATTGAAGGGTTGCTTTTACTTCTCTAGTGGTTTAGCGCGTAGCATTAATCATAATGATTCCCATCAAATCAAAGTCaatttctctctcatgttccccatgctagtgaattaaattttaaatccttcCAAAGAGTGAAATGAAATCCGTTGGAAGCATTGAGGCTTTTTCTTTGCTTCATGGATTCGGATAAAGCATGGAAACATTCATTAATGTTGGGCTTGGTAGCAATAGATTTCATTTTGGCTCAACtagtaacatttgctttcctgatggatTTTTGGATTAAGCATTGAACAAATAGGAAAGCTTTCATTTGGGCTTGTAGTAACAATAACTCAATCTGGCccaataacaagaataataattcaGCCACAACAAATAAAACATTTTTTGCATCAATGCTGAATGTACTTATAGAACACTTGGGCTTGCAATAATTTTTCCcttatttttggcccaaattaaaaaatcctgcaaaacaaaattattaaacaacatatgttaaatgaaaatcaaattaataattttgtaattaattattttaataatgtttgctCATCACAAATACtaatttggagttttccaaactcatcagcCCTAAATTGAGGAAATCAAAATCCTCTTACTATAATCTTATTAGATGTATGCAATAATTTATTAGTCTGTGAtagactttttaataaaatttaaatcaataaattagtatttaatatGTAAAATTTAACGATATGATAAAAAAAGGATTCCGAAATAATGGactatttatacaatgtgtacaatgagttattgagttacaaaatgaacatctcCTATACTATCTAGAATAACCATTCGAGTATTAGAGATAATAAACATTTTTCCAaaaacttaaattaattttggggttcaccaaaaatcaaatttttgaccTTTTGGATCTAAAGATTTAATACCATATCATGATATCACTCATCGTAAAAGCTTCAGCTGATGGGAAAAGATAAtattaatgattatatctctaatactaatattccattggctcctcatactttttcataaaaaaattctcataattctattaatttatatttttttaaaattgtaattGTAAAAGTAATGTCAATtatataatacttttttttattataaaaatatataatccgAACAAATATAAAATCACCTACCAAATAAAGTTAACATACGGATTCCAATTGATCTGTGTATAGTgacaaaataataacaaaataaagtcGATGTACAACATAAAgatatttaactaaaatttgTCTCCAAAATCTTAGTTTGGTCTCCGCAGTATCATTGCGCGGCTGGTGACCCACCTACCTACAATATAatgatatattaaaatttacacaatcacaaatattaacttaaataacaataaaacaaaattctttaaaggcatataaatatataatacctCTTAGTCAAAGGAAATTGTGGCAAATCCATCACGTGAACACATAGGGAAGGAATGATATACCGAAGACATAAGCAATTTCTCGCATTTACCCAATTTAGTTGCCTATAATTGGTGGCATGACATATTTGAAGAAACAACCACGTAAGTATAGTTGAATCACAAGACAGCTGGTCACAATCCTCCAAAAGAGATAGCTATCTCATGTGCAAGCGAGACTGCGAGAGTTTGACGGATCTGGAAATAAAATGCCCCTTATAATCTATGCATGATGTACTCTCAGGTATATTGCATTTGTCGCTCGCTCTTTCTTCGTATCTACTTTCAAATTCCGATATATAATATTTCTGAACTACGGTAAGTGATGGTCCGCCTATTTTTTACGCCTATCTGTGATTGAGACTTAGTACATGTTTTAACAATTGTTGACATAGGTCCTCCATGAAACATCTATCATAGAACTGCTTCATCCCATTCACCAATATAGTTACTAACAGAATTTTCATTAACATTAAGACCTACTGATAAGCCACATCTTATAGGGTGATAATCATCTTTTCACAGGATAGGTGAAAAATATGAGACTTTGTCTGCAATCTCTccaccaacataaaaattattactCAATTATGATCCCACTCAACTCATGCATGCCACGTTTGAGATACGTCCTGATATATTTACGGGGTCTCATCAATAAATTCGGTCGCATCCGTGAGAATTAAGATCTTATtaggttaaaaaaaaaacttatgttAAAACTCATACtcaaaataatacaaattttatagaCTAAAAAAAATGTAAGCATTATATCAATTACTCAAGTCTGTCAGTAATATATTCCTCCTAGTCTAATTTATAAAAGTTGTCCCCATAACTTAGCAAGTTTTTCtccataaaaataactaaaataaaatattaaaagattattATCAATAACtttcaactaaaataaatattttacaaataacaataattaaagtAACCTAATCTGAAAAACGAACCCAAAATAAATACAACCAACAAATGGGACAAGACAATTATAACATATTAatcataaactaaaaataaaaaaattaaaacataataaatctacataaaaaatttaaaagaaatattaaactAAATATCCTTTAAATACAACAATATGTAAAATtatctaatataatataatttaaattaaacaatatattATCTCAAGTAGatatattttctaattattatctaccttattattatttaaataattatctctATACTAATATTTAATATTGATTCCTACAAATATCtattctaaatatttaaataaagtaatattataaaaaatacataaaagaatataaacaaaaaaatttgtttaaaaaactTATTTAGAAGTTGATGTCCATTGAGAGGAAAGGAGTGTAAAATTTCAAGACGAGTAATTTTTCGTGGTAAGTGAAAATAAGAGGTAGAAAAAAAGAGGATCGTTTATACAGTTAGAcgaattttttaaagtttgtcGAACGATTAGACAAATTCTAAAGTTTGCTTAACGTTCGCCGCTGAGTTAAGTAAATTTTATCcaactttaaaaaatttggcGATATATTAAGCGAACTTTAATACACTTGCATAAATTCACTGTTttgttgaaaaaatttgaaaaaaaaaatcctaatgtATTCTGttagattaatttatttttgaaaataataatttttttattttattatagaaaaaaatccTTCTTggaatggttcaagagtttcaCATTGTACGTTTAGGCTATTGGCTCCTTATActttctctaaaaaaaattctcataaTACTATTAgtttataactttttaaaaattgtaatcGTAAAAGTAATGCCAATTATataacattttttgttttttattgtaaaagaaaataatccgaacaaatataaaatcatctaccaaataaaattaacatataaATTTCAATCGATctgtgaataataataaaacaatataGTTAATATCAAAATAATAGCAAAATAAAGTCGATACACAATATAAAGATATTTAACTAAAAATGCAATTAATTACATATGTTATAACTTTCAATGTTGTTCAAAATTTGTCTCCAAAATTCTAGTTCGGTTGTCTCCGCAGTGTCATTATGTCATTGCGCGGCTCCTAATCCAACTACCTACAATATAATGATATATTAAAAGTTACACAATCATAAACATGAACTTAAATAACAATGAAACAAAATTCTTAGGCATATAATACCTCTTAATCAAAGGAAATTGTCGCTGCTCAAATCCGTCGGGTCGACACATAGGGAAGTAATGATATGCCCAAGATATAAGCAATTTCCCACATTCATCCAAATTCAGTTGCCTATTATTGGTGGCATGACACATATGAAGGAACAATCACATAAGTATAGTTGAATTCCAAGACAGATGATCACAGCAATCCAGATTTCCAAAAGAGGTAGCCATCTCATGTGGAAGTGGGAGTTTGACGCCATCTGAAAATAAAATGTCGTCTATGTATGATGTATCCTCAGGTGTATTATATTTGTTGCTCTTT harbors:
- the LOC107468451 gene encoding receptor-like serine/threonine-protein kinase SD1-7 isoform X17, giving the protein MNEVVSSRGYLGDERNMDDIELPLFDCDTLTMATNNFSQDNKLGEGGFGSVYMGRLIEGQKIAVKRLSKYSGQGIEEFKNEVKLIVKLQHRNLVRLLGCCIENDEKMLVYEYMENRGLDSILFDKSESRVLLDWERRFNIIYGIARGLLYLHQDSRFRIIHRDLKISNILLDSEMIPKISDFGMARIFDKDQTQAKTLRVVGTYGYMSPEYAMDGNFSVKSDVFSFGVMVLEIITGKKNREFYSDNDELNLLGNVWRHWHEGTALTLLDPSIGNSYTEAEVVRCIHIGLLCVQEHAEDRPTMSSVILMLSSETPSLPNPKTPGFSIKKNHPKTESSSSSVNQVTVTMLDAR